The DNA sequence AGCCGCCGTGGCCTGCCTCGCCGAACACGGCTGGGCGGGCTCCACGGTCTCCGTCGTCGCCGAACGCGCCGGCGTCTCCCGGGGCGCCGCCCAGCACCACTTCCCGACCCGCGAGGACCTCTTCACGGCGGCCGTCGAGTACGTCGCCGAGGAACGCTCGACGGCTCTGCGCGCCCTCTTCCCGCAGGGCGCGGCGGGCGACCGGCGTGCGGTCGTCTCCGCCCTCGTGGACCTCTACACGGGCCCCCTGTTCCGCGCGGCCCTGCATCTGTGGGTGGCCGCCTCCAACGAGGAGCAGCTAAGGCCGCGGGTCACGGAGCTGGAGGCCCGGGTCGGCCGCGAGACCCACCGGATAGCCGTGGACCTGCTGGGCGCGGACGAATCCCGCCCCGGCGTACGGGAGACGGTCCAGGGCCTCCTCGACATGGCCCGCGGCCTGGGCCTTGCCAACCTCCTCACCGACGACGCGGCCCGCCGCGACCGCGTGGTGACGCAGTGGGCGCTGCTCCTGGAGGAGACGCTGGGCTGAGGCCCCGGCCCCCCAGCCCCCCGGCCCT is a window from the Streptomyces sp. NBC_00299 genome containing:
- a CDS encoding TetR/AcrR family transcriptional regulator produces the protein MGGVTTVGDRADRADRVPKQDRSRATRQRLLEAAVACLAEHGWAGSTVSVVAERAGVSRGAAQHHFPTREDLFTAAVEYVAEERSTALRALFPQGAAGDRRAVVSALVDLYTGPLFRAALHLWVAASNEEQLRPRVTELEARVGRETHRIAVDLLGADESRPGVRETVQGLLDMARGLGLANLLTDDAARRDRVVTQWALLLEETLG